The nucleotide sequence TTTAGGGGCAGGCCTTGCAACCCTGCTCTCTGTCGCCAATGGAACGGCGAGATGAGGAGGCTAGGCTAAGATATGAATGTATGAGCTGATGCTAGACTCACGTTGCCCCGTACTTGCTACGGGGCAACGTGAACACTCTTTGTGATGATTCTAGAGTCGATACACCTTCGCGACGTTTTCCCCGATGACCTTTTGCCGAGTGGACTCTGACATCGGGTCCACGAGTTCTTTCAATTCATCCATGTAATTGCCTGGATGATCGAAGTGGGGAAAATCTGAAGCCCAGAAGAACTTGTCCGCGCCAACAAAGTCGACCACATGACCAAATGCCTTTTCGTCTGGGTCGCCGGAGATCCAGCACTGACGATAGAAATAGTAACTCGGCTTTTCTTTAAGGCGGACGGTGTCGCCTAACGGGCTGTCGTACACCGCATCCATGCGGTTCAATAAATATCCCGCCCAGCCAGCACCAGATTCGAGGACGATGACTTTGACGCGCGGGAAACGATCGAACAAGCCGTACTGAAACATTGCAGTAAACGCTTGCAACGGACCCTGCGCTCCATGTACATTATGGTGCCAGGTGGCCCACTTCATCTCACGAAACCGTTGGTGAACGCGCTTTGCCGGTGGCTCGCCGCTGGGATGAATGCCTACTGGCACGTCGTACTCCTGTGCCTTGGCCCAGAAGTCATCGTAATCAGGATGTGCGTGTGACTGATAGGTCGGTGTGAATGGAACGAAGAACGCCCCTCGACATCCCGCTTTTACTGCACGTTCGAGTTCGCGTGCTGCCTCCGCCGGATCACCAAATGAGATATGCGCAATAGGAATAAGGCGACCATTAGAGTCAGCACAGAAATCTACCACCCATCGATTGTAGGCGCGTGCATACGCGGCTTGCAGTTCCAGATCTTCAACGTCCTCTGCTTCCCACAGGAGCCCCAGGCTGGGGTAGATGATCGCTTTATCCAACCCTTCTTGGTCCAGGCGAGCTAAACGCTCTTTCGGAAACATCGAGCCGAACGGCGCTTGGTTCATGTAGGTTTTTTCTGGGTTTGGTATGACATCCTCTCCGCGTTTTCCCATTGCACCAACCTGCGCT is from Deltaproteobacteria bacterium and encodes:
- a CDS encoding amidohydrolase, which gives rise to MTENGRFPYSGAIDADGHILEPPDVWEKYIDPQYRDRTIRISKNHDGLEVIHVGGAPAKYFKPGQLAQVGAMGKRGEDVIPNPEKTYMNQAPFGSMFPKERLARLDQEGLDKAIIYPSLGLLWEAEDVEDLELQAAYARAYNRWVVDFCADSNGRLIPIAHISFGDPAEAARELERAVKAGCRGAFFVPFTPTYQSHAHPDYDDFWAKAQEYDVPVGIHPSGEPPAKRVHQRFREMKWATWHHNVHGAQGPLQAFTAMFQYGLFDRFPRVKVIVLESGAGWAGYLLNRMDAVYDSPLGDTVRLKEKPSYYFYRQCWISGDPDEKAFGHVVDFVGADKFFWASDFPHFDHPGNYMDELKELVDPMSESTRQKVIGENVAKVYRL